The following proteins are co-located in the Nocardia bhagyanarayanae genome:
- a CDS encoding TetR/AcrR family transcriptional regulator gives MFKQQPVSQGSAADLTTAARIRDAAIEVFGEHGFQVGVRAIAAAAGVSPGLVNHHFGSKNGLRAACDDRVLELIRDEKVKAITAPNAASGMLAALAEIEMYGPLVAYMVRSLQAGGPMAESLFEHMVADAEGYMQQGVDAGTIKPSRDHKARARYLMTLNLGAVLLWVQLHYRDGEKIDFRKAIRAITEELTPPALEFYTQGLLTDTTLMDTVIKEH, from the coding sequence GTGTTCAAGCAACAGCCCGTATCGCAAGGATCCGCCGCGGACCTGACCACGGCGGCCCGCATCAGAGACGCCGCGATCGAAGTCTTCGGCGAGCACGGCTTCCAGGTCGGCGTCCGCGCCATCGCCGCGGCGGCAGGGGTCTCCCCCGGCCTCGTCAACCACCACTTCGGTTCCAAGAACGGCCTGCGCGCCGCCTGCGACGACCGGGTGCTGGAACTGATCCGCGACGAGAAGGTCAAGGCCATCACGGCGCCGAACGCCGCGTCCGGCATGCTCGCCGCCTTGGCCGAGATCGAGATGTACGGCCCGCTCGTCGCCTACATGGTCCGCAGCTTGCAAGCGGGTGGCCCGATGGCGGAGTCGCTCTTCGAGCACATGGTCGCCGACGCCGAGGGCTACATGCAGCAGGGCGTCGACGCGGGGACCATCAAACCGAGTCGTGACCACAAGGCCCGCGCGCGATATCTGATGACGCTCAATCTCGGCGCCGTCCTGCTGTGGGTCCAACTGCACTACCGCGACGGCGAGAAGATCGACTTCCGCAAGGCGATCCGCGCCATCACCGAAGAACTCACTCCACCGGCCCTCGAGTTCTACACCCAGGGCCTGCTCACCGACACCACCCTGATGGACACTGTCATTAAGGAGCACTGA
- a CDS encoding ABC transporter ATP-binding protein, whose amino-acid sequence MSEVIEVEDLRKTFGHVTALDGLNLAVREGEIHGFLGPNGAGKSTTIRVLLGILRATSGRVRLLGRDPWTDAVGLHRELAYVPGDVTLWPSLSGGETIDLLARMRGGINAERRAELIERFDLDPRKKARTYSKGNRQKVALISALASDVRLLLLDEPTSGLDPLMEQVFRDCVHEAQQRGATVLLSSHILSEVEALCDRVTIIRAGRTVESGSLSELRHLSRTAITAELLGDPGDLSRIAGVEDIERDGSTLRCQVDSEHLGELIRVLGDAGVRSLTSAPPTLEELFMRHYHVDGKDADAATKHGEKVRA is encoded by the coding sequence ATGTCCGAGGTCATCGAAGTCGAAGATCTGCGCAAGACCTTCGGCCACGTCACCGCCCTGGACGGGCTGAACCTCGCGGTCCGCGAAGGCGAGATCCACGGCTTCCTGGGTCCCAACGGCGCGGGCAAGTCGACCACCATCCGGGTCCTGCTCGGCATCTTGCGCGCCACCTCCGGTCGCGTCCGGCTGCTCGGCCGCGATCCGTGGACCGACGCGGTCGGACTGCACCGCGAATTGGCTTATGTGCCAGGCGATGTCACGCTGTGGCCGTCGCTGTCCGGCGGCGAGACCATCGACCTGCTTGCCAGGATGCGCGGCGGTATCAACGCCGAGCGCCGCGCCGAGCTGATCGAACGCTTCGATCTCGACCCCCGCAAGAAGGCGCGCACCTACTCCAAGGGCAACCGCCAGAAGGTCGCGCTGATCTCGGCGCTCGCCTCCGACGTGCGGCTGCTGCTGCTCGACGAGCCCACATCCGGCCTGGATCCCTTGATGGAACAGGTGTTTCGCGACTGCGTGCACGAGGCGCAGCAGCGCGGCGCCACGGTGCTGCTGTCCAGCCACATCCTTTCCGAGGTCGAGGCGCTCTGCGACCGGGTGACCATCATCCGGGCGGGCCGGACCGTGGAGAGCGGGTCGCTGTCCGAGCTGCGCCACCTCTCACGCACCGCCATCACCGCCGAATTGCTCGGCGACCCAGGCGATCTCAGCCGGATCGCGGGCGTCGAGGACATCGAGCGCGACGGATCCACGCTGCGCTGCCAGGTGGACAGCGAGCACCTCGGCGAGCTGATCCGGGTGCTCGGCGACGCGGGCGTGCGCAGCCTCACCAGCGCCCCGCCCACGCTCGAGGAGCTGTTCATGCGGCACTACCACGTCGACGGCAAGGACGCGGACGCCGCGACGAAGCACGGGGAGAAGGTGCGGGCATGA
- a CDS encoding ABC transporter permease: MTTATAHRAPAAPLFGESADFAGTGQLLRLYLRRDRIVLPLWSLLIGLMPAFQVVSIKDLYTTQTQLDDFARTTADSPALVAMYGPVFSTELGSIGTWKAGAMYTMIAIATILTVVRHTRVEEETGRAELVGATSIGRFAGLTAALIMTFGGALIAGIACAASLYATDLPAAGSLAFGAALAASGIVWGAIAAVAAQVSAGARVARGVAFAALGAAFALRAVGDAGNGVLSWFSPIGWALQIRPYADERWWVLLPLAAVTVLATGAAYALLASRDTGSGLLAERPGPAAAAPGFAGPVALAWRLQRGTLLAWTVGFALYGLLIGGAVNSVSDMLDDSGAITDLVTRMGGSESLEESFIAYAITMLAAAAGAYSISAALRLHDEESSQRAEATLAAAVGRTRYALSHIGFALAGPAIALLTAGLAIGVVYGLSTGELGEKLPESLAAAAVQVPAVWVVTGITVAIFGVAPRYTPVAWGVLSGMIVIFFVGSLDGLPQWIVDLVPFVHPPKLPGAAFEATPILWLLGIAAALLAVGIAAYRRRDLR; encoded by the coding sequence ATGACCACCGCCACCGCCCACCGGGCCCCTGCCGCACCGCTTTTCGGCGAATCCGCCGATTTCGCGGGCACCGGGCAGCTGTTGCGCCTGTACCTGCGCCGCGACCGGATCGTGCTGCCGCTGTGGTCGCTGCTGATCGGACTGATGCCCGCCTTCCAGGTGGTCAGCATCAAGGATCTGTACACCACTCAGACCCAGCTCGACGATTTCGCGCGGACCACCGCGGACAGTCCGGCGCTCGTCGCCATGTACGGGCCGGTGTTCAGCACCGAGCTGGGCTCCATCGGCACCTGGAAGGCCGGGGCGATGTACACGATGATCGCGATCGCGACCATCCTGACCGTCGTCCGGCACACCAGGGTCGAGGAGGAGACCGGTCGCGCGGAGCTGGTCGGCGCCACCAGCATCGGCCGCTTCGCCGGACTCACCGCGGCGCTGATCATGACCTTCGGCGGCGCGCTGATCGCCGGAATCGCCTGCGCCGCTTCGCTCTACGCCACCGACCTGCCCGCTGCGGGATCGCTGGCATTCGGCGCGGCGCTGGCCGCGTCCGGCATCGTGTGGGGCGCGATCGCGGCGGTCGCCGCCCAAGTCAGCGCCGGAGCCCGGGTCGCGCGCGGCGTGGCGTTCGCGGCGCTCGGCGCGGCGTTCGCGCTCCGCGCGGTCGGCGACGCGGGCAACGGCGTGCTGTCCTGGTTCTCCCCGATCGGCTGGGCCCTGCAGATCCGGCCCTACGCCGACGAGCGGTGGTGGGTTCTGCTGCCGCTGGCCGCGGTCACCGTGCTGGCGACGGGCGCCGCGTACGCCCTGCTCGCTTCGCGCGACACCGGCTCCGGACTGCTCGCCGAGCGTCCGGGTCCGGCCGCCGCCGCGCCGGGATTCGCCGGGCCGGTCGCGCTGGCCTGGCGGCTGCAGCGCGGCACGCTGCTGGCCTGGACCGTCGGGTTCGCCCTGTACGGCCTGCTGATCGGCGGCGCGGTGAACAGCGTCAGCGACATGCTCGACGACAGCGGCGCCATCACCGATCTGGTCACCCGCATGGGCGGTTCGGAGAGCCTGGAGGAGTCGTTCATCGCCTACGCCATCACCATGCTGGCCGCGGCGGCGGGCGCCTATTCGATCTCGGCGGCGCTGCGCCTGCACGACGAGGAATCCAGCCAGCGGGCCGAGGCCACGCTCGCGGCCGCGGTGGGCCGGACGCGATACGCGTTGAGCCACATCGGTTTCGCGCTGGCCGGACCCGCGATCGCCCTGCTGACCGCCGGGCTCGCGATCGGCGTCGTCTACGGTCTCAGCACGGGCGAGCTCGGCGAGAAGCTGCCGGAATCGCTTGCCGCCGCGGCGGTGCAGGTGCCCGCGGTGTGGGTCGTCACCGGTATCACCGTCGCGATCTTCGGGGTCGCGCCGCGCTACACGCCGGTCGCCTGGGGCGTGCTCAGCGGGATGATCGTGATCTTCTTCGTCGGGTCGCTGGACGGTCTGCCGCAGTGGATCGTCGACCTGGTGCCGTTCGTGCACCCGCCGAAGCTGCCTGGCGCGGCCTTCGAGGCGACGCCGATCCTGTGGCTGCTCGGCATCGCCGCGGCCCTGCTCGCCGTCGGCATCGCGGCCTACCGCCGCCGCGACCTGCGCTGA
- a CDS encoding LLM class F420-dependent oxidoreductase, with product MGVRAVRYGIVLFTSDRGITPADAAAAAERAGFDSFYVPEHTHIPVVRAAAHPRTGDASLPDDRYLRTLDPWVALGTAAAVTERITLSTAVALPAEHHPITLAKAIASLDHLSGGRVSLGVGFGWNTDELAHHGVPANKRRTVLREHLDAMRAIWSEEEASFSGEFVNFGPSWSWPKPTQKRIPVLLGAAGGEKSFTWLAKNADGWITTPTEEGLGEKIELLHRIWREHGRTETPEIIALAGRHDAAQLAKWAELGVTEAVFGLPDRDAEEVRAYLDRLAGKLGLTGTDRR from the coding sequence ATGGGAGTACGTGCGGTGCGGTACGGGATCGTGTTGTTCACCAGTGACCGGGGCATTACGCCCGCCGATGCCGCGGCGGCGGCCGAGCGGGCGGGTTTCGACTCGTTCTATGTGCCCGAGCACACCCACATTCCCGTGGTGCGCGCGGCCGCGCACCCGCGCACCGGCGACGCGAGCCTGCCCGACGATCGCTATCTGCGCACCCTCGACCCCTGGGTCGCCCTGGGCACCGCCGCGGCCGTGACCGAGCGGATCACCCTCTCGACCGCGGTAGCGCTGCCCGCCGAACACCACCCGATCACCCTGGCCAAGGCCATCGCCTCGCTGGATCACCTGTCCGGCGGCCGGGTCAGCCTCGGGGTCGGATTCGGGTGGAACACCGACGAACTCGCCCATCACGGCGTGCCCGCCAACAAGCGGCGCACGGTGCTGCGCGAACACCTCGACGCGATGCGCGCGATCTGGAGCGAGGAGGAGGCCAGCTTCTCCGGCGAGTTCGTGAACTTCGGCCCCAGCTGGTCGTGGCCGAAGCCGACGCAGAAGCGCATCCCGGTGCTGCTCGGCGCGGCGGGCGGAGAGAAGTCGTTCACCTGGCTGGCCAAGAACGCCGACGGATGGATCACCACGCCCACCGAAGAGGGGCTCGGCGAGAAGATCGAACTGCTGCACCGGATCTGGCGTGAGCACGGGCGCACCGAGACCCCGGAGATCATCGCGCTGGCCGGGCGGCACGACGCGGCCCAATTGGCCAAATGGGCCGAACTCGGCGTCACCGAAGCGGTTTTCGGTCTGCCGGACCGCGACGCGGAGGAAGTCCGCGCATACCTGGATCGGCTGGCGGGCAAGCTGGGCCTGACCGGGACCGACCGGCGCTGA